One genomic window of Acidovorax radicis includes the following:
- the uvrA gene encoding excinuclease ABC subunit UvrA, giving the protein MTHPPAVDNADAPLADGLYLARALREQRISIRGARTHNLKNIDLDIPRNQLVVITGLSGSGKSSLAFDTLYAEGQRRYVESLSAYARQFLGRLDKPDVDLIEGLSPAISIEQKATSHNPRSTVGTVTEIHDYLRLLYARAGTPYCPDHNLPLAAQTVSQMVDAVLALPEDTKLMLLAPVAREKKGEFTELFAQMQALGYVRFRVDGQIYEHENLPALKKTEKHNIDVVIDRIKVRADLQQRLAESIEAVLRVGGHEGNGRVLALEMDTGQEHLFSSKFACPVCSYSLPELEPRLFSFNSPMGACPACDGIGQRDVFDPARVVAFPTLSLASGAIKGWDRRNGYYFAMLESLAKHYAFDIEAPFESLPAPVQQAILHGSGDEEIAFSYIMDSGASKGKVYAKKHPFEGIIPNMSRRYRETDSVVVREDLARFRSTQPCPECHGTRLRREARHVRLGEGEQARAIFEVSHATLNTAHAWFNDLRLTGAKAEIADKVVREIATRLQFLNDVGLSYLSLDRSAETLSGGEAQRIRLASQIGSGLTGVMYVLDEPSIGLHQRDNDRLIATLKHLRDIGNSVIVVEHDEDMMRAADHVIDMGPGAGVHGGRVMAQGTYDEVRCNTQSLTGQYLSGVRSIAVPPRRTPWLPVLEQAAPVVEAKAQAKSRFPQTEASKRRAERMAEHHARQGALQALRVAGATGNNLKNVTVDFPVGLLTCVTGVSGSGKSTLVNDTLYAAVARQLYRAHEEPAAHDEIVGIEYFDKVINVDQSPIGRTPRSNPATYTGLFTPIRELMAEVNTAKERGYGPGRFSFNVAGGRCEACQGDGVVKVEMHFLPDVYVPCDICHGQRYNRETLEVLWKGKNIAQILELTVEDAAAFFKDVPTIARKLQTLLDVGLSYIRLGQAATTLSGGEAQRVKLAQELSKRDTGRTLYILDEPTTGLHFADIDLLLKVLHQLRDAGNTIVIIEHNLDVIKTADWLIDMGPEGGAGGGTVVGVGTPEELAANPASHTGRYLAPYLRVSEVSS; this is encoded by the coding sequence GTGACCCATCCCCCTGCTGTTGACAACGCCGACGCACCCCTCGCCGATGGCCTCTACCTCGCCCGCGCCCTGCGTGAGCAGCGCATCAGCATCCGGGGGGCGCGCACGCACAACCTCAAGAACATCGATCTCGACATCCCGCGCAACCAGCTCGTGGTGATCACGGGGTTGTCGGGCTCGGGCAAGTCGAGCCTGGCGTTCGACACGCTGTATGCCGAGGGCCAGCGGCGCTATGTGGAGAGCCTGTCGGCCTATGCGCGGCAGTTTCTGGGGCGGCTGGATAAGCCCGATGTCGACCTGATCGAAGGCCTGTCGCCCGCCATCAGCATCGAGCAGAAGGCCACCAGCCACAACCCGCGCTCCACCGTGGGCACGGTGACCGAGATCCACGACTACCTGCGTCTGCTGTACGCCCGCGCTGGCACGCCGTATTGCCCCGACCACAACCTGCCGCTGGCCGCGCAGACGGTGAGCCAGATGGTGGATGCCGTGCTGGCCCTGCCCGAGGACACCAAGCTCATGCTGCTGGCGCCCGTGGCGCGCGAGAAGAAGGGCGAGTTCACCGAACTGTTCGCGCAGATGCAGGCGCTGGGCTACGTCCGCTTTCGGGTGGATGGCCAGATTTACGAGCACGAGAACCTGCCCGCGCTCAAGAAGACCGAGAAGCACAACATCGACGTGGTGATCGACCGCATCAAGGTGCGCGCCGACCTGCAGCAGCGCCTGGCCGAGAGCATCGAGGCCGTGCTGCGCGTGGGCGGGCACGAGGGCAACGGCCGCGTGCTGGCGCTGGAGATGGACACGGGGCAAGAGCACCTGTTCAGCAGCAAGTTTGCCTGCCCCGTCTGCAGCTACTCTCTGCCGGAGCTGGAGCCGCGCCTGTTCTCGTTCAACTCGCCCATGGGCGCGTGCCCCGCGTGTGATGGCATTGGCCAGCGCGATGTGTTCGACCCGGCGCGTGTGGTGGCCTTCCCCACGCTGAGCCTGGCCAGCGGCGCCATCAAGGGCTGGGACCGGCGCAACGGCTACTACTTTGCGATGCTCGAGAGCCTGGCCAAGCACTACGCGTTTGACATCGAGGCGCCGTTCGAGTCGCTGCCCGCGCCGGTGCAGCAGGCCATCCTGCACGGCTCGGGCGACGAAGAAATCGCCTTCAGCTACATCATGGACAGCGGTGCCTCCAAGGGCAAGGTATATGCCAAGAAGCATCCGTTCGAGGGCATCATCCCCAACATGTCGCGGCGCTACCGCGAGACCGATTCGGTGGTGGTGCGCGAAGACCTTGCGCGCTTTCGCAGCACGCAGCCCTGCCCCGAATGCCACGGCACCCGCCTGCGCCGCGAAGCCCGCCACGTGCGGCTGGGCGAGGGCGAACAGGCCCGCGCCATCTTTGAAGTAAGCCACGCCACGCTGAACACCGCCCATGCCTGGTTCAACGACCTGAGGCTCACCGGCGCCAAGGCCGAGATCGCCGACAAGGTGGTGCGCGAGATCGCCACGCGCCTGCAGTTCTTGAACGACGTGGGCCTGAGTTACCTGAGCCTGGACCGCAGCGCCGAAACGCTCAGCGGCGGCGAGGCGCAGCGCATTCGCCTCGCGTCACAAATCGGCTCGGGCCTCACGGGCGTGATGTACGTGCTGGACGAGCCCAGCATCGGCCTGCACCAGCGCGACAACGACCGCCTGATCGCCACGCTCAAACACCTGCGCGACATCGGCAACAGCGTGATCGTGGTGGAGCACGACGAAGACATGATGCGCGCCGCCGACCATGTGATCGACATGGGCCCTGGCGCGGGTGTGCACGGCGGGCGCGTGATGGCGCAGGGCACTTACGACGAAGTGCGTTGCAACACCCAGTCGCTCACGGGCCAGTACCTGTCGGGCGTGCGCTCGATTGCCGTGCCCCCGCGCCGCACGCCCTGGCTGCCAGTGCTGGAGCAAGCCGCGCCCGTGGTGGAGGCCAAGGCCCAGGCCAAATCGCGCTTTCCGCAAACCGAAGCCAGCAAACGCCGCGCCGAACGCATGGCCGAGCACCACGCGCGCCAGGGTGCCCTGCAGGCGCTGCGGGTGGCAGGCGCCACGGGCAACAACCTGAAGAACGTGACGGTGGACTTCCCTGTGGGGCTGCTCACCTGCGTGACGGGCGTGTCGGGATCGGGCAAAAGCACGCTGGTCAACGACACGCTGTACGCCGCCGTGGCCCGCCAGCTGTACCGCGCCCACGAAGAACCGGCCGCGCACGACGAGATCGTGGGCATCGAGTATTTCGACAAGGTCATCAACGTCGACCAGAGCCCCATCGGCCGCACGCCGCGCAGCAACCCGGCCACCTACACCGGCCTGTTCACGCCCATCCGCGAGCTGATGGCCGAGGTGAACACCGCCAAGGAGCGTGGCTACGGCCCCGGGCGCTTCAGCTTCAACGTGGCCGGTGGCCGCTGCGAGGCCTGCCAGGGCGACGGCGTGGTGAAGGTGGAGATGCACTTTTTGCCCGACGTGTACGTGCCCTGCGACATCTGCCACGGCCAGCGCTACAACCGCGAGACGCTGGAGGTGCTGTGGAAGGGCAAGAACATCGCGCAGATCCTGGAGCTGACGGTGGAAGACGCCGCCGCCTTCTTCAAGGACGTGCCGACCATCGCGCGCAAGCTGCAAACGCTGCTGGATGTGGGCCTGTCGTACATCCGCCTGGGCCAGGCAGCCACCACGCTGTCGGGCGGCGAGGCGCAGCGTGTGAAGCTGGCGCAGGAGCTTTCCAAACGCGACACGGGCCGCACGCTCTACATCCTGGACGAGCCCACCACCGGCCTGCACTTTGCCGACATCGACCTGCTGCTCAAGGTGCTGCACCAGCTGCGCGACGCGGGCAACACCATCGTCATCATCGAGCACAACCTCGACGTGATCAAAACCGCCGATTGGCTCATCGACATGGGGCCGGAGGGTGGTGCGGGCGGTGGCACCGTGGTGGGCGTGGGCACGCCGGAGGAGCTGGCGGCCAACCCGGCCAGCCATACGGGGCGGTATCTGGCGCCTTATCTGCGGGTATCTGAGGTAAGTAGCTAA
- a CDS encoding Lrp/AsnC family transcriptional regulator, translated as MNNLDKFDIAILSELQTDARLTNAELAQRVGLSAAPCWRRVRALEEQGFIKGYRAEIDRHKIGLGVLAFVRLDADRSTGNLTRAMEEAIRQIPEVVSCHYISGTGTFELQVVARDLDSFSQFARDVLLNLPNVKDMHTSFSLGEVKASGALPLAHLVRPKV; from the coding sequence ATGAATAATTTGGACAAATTCGACATTGCCATCCTGAGCGAGCTGCAAACCGACGCGCGCCTGACCAATGCCGAGCTGGCCCAGCGCGTGGGCTTATCGGCCGCGCCCTGCTGGCGCCGGGTGCGCGCGCTGGAGGAGCAAGGCTTCATCAAGGGCTACCGGGCCGAAATCGACCGGCACAAGATTGGCCTTGGCGTGCTGGCCTTCGTGCGGCTGGACGCCGACCGCAGCACCGGCAACCTCACACGCGCCATGGAAGAGGCGATCCGGCAGATCCCGGAGGTGGTGTCCTGCCACTACATCAGCGGCACGGGCACGTTCGAGCTGCAGGTGGTGGCGCGCGACCTGGACAGCTTCTCGCAGTTCGCGCGCGACGTGCTGCTCAACCTGCCCAACGTGAAAGACATGCACACCAGTTTTTCACTCGGCGAGGTCAAGGCCAGCGGGGCGCTGCCGCTGGCGCACCTGGTGCGCCCCAAGGTGTGA
- a CDS encoding indolepyruvate ferredoxin oxidoreductase family protein: MNAPLPEHIRKALETVTLDDKYALDSGRAFMSGVQALVRLPMLQRQRDAMQGLNTAGFISGYRGSPLGTYDQSLWAAKKHLAANNIVFQPGVNEELGATAVWGTQQLDLYPQAKKFDGVFGIWYGKGPGVDRCSDVFKHANMAGTAKHGGVIAIAGDDHISKSSTAAHQSDHIFKACGTPVFFPSSVQEILDMGLHAFAMSRFSGVWSGMKTIQEVVESSSSISVDPDRVKIVMPEDFVMPPGGLHIRWPDAPLEQEARLMDYKWYAALAYIRANKLNYNVIQGPHDRFGIIASGKAYNDTRQALVDLGLDDDTCRQLGIRVHKVNVVWPLEATITRDFAQGLQEILVVEEKRQVIEYQIKEELYNWRSDVRPHVLGKFDDSAGDATGGEWSMPNPSQNWLLRAKADLTPAIIAKAIAKRLKKLGVPGDIIARMDARIAVIEASERAMTELKVDTGERAPWFCSGCPHNTSTRVPDGSRAVAGIGCHYMANWMPDRNTSTFTQMGGEGVTWVGQAPFSTDQHVFANLGDGTYFHSGLLAIRQAIAAGTNITYKVLYNDAVAMTGGQQVGERPEGHSVLQIMNSLKSEGVVKLIIVTDEPQKYDGVALAEGVTVHHRDELDTLQRQFREIKGCTVIIYDQTCATEKRRRRKRGTLATPDKTVVINELVCEGCGDCSTKSNCLSVEPVETEFGRKRRINQSTCNKDYSCVNGFCPSFVTVEGGKLKKPKKEKKGDLSALPSIPEPVLPVAETAWGIVVGGVGGTGVITIGSLLGMAAHLDGKGVITQDAGGLAQKGGATWSHIQIANRPDAIYTTKVDTAKADLVIGCDSIVAAHKYTLAVMQPGRTFVALNTHGTPTAAFVTNPDWQFPGANCDSAIAAAVGAGGVGSFDAEQVATQLLGDSIYTNPLMLGYAWQKGRVPLSLASLMRAMELNGVQVENNKAAFEWGRRCAHDLASVQALFAAAQVIQFVKKPSFTEMVGKRVEFLTGYQNAAYASEYQAFVEKVKAAEAKLSTSTKLSEAVARYLFKLMAYKDEYEVARLHTDKAFTDKIANMFEGDYKLVHHLAPPMTAKKNDKGELVKQPFGPWMRSAFGVLAKMKGLRGTALDVFGKTEERRMERALIVEYRACIEELLKNLNADNLALAVEIARIPEEIRGYGHVKERHLKTARPKWDSLMAQWRGGPAAQTARQAA; the protein is encoded by the coding sequence ATGAACGCCCCATTGCCCGAACACATCCGCAAAGCCCTGGAAACCGTCACGCTCGACGACAAATATGCATTGGATAGCGGCCGCGCGTTCATGAGCGGCGTTCAAGCCCTGGTCCGCCTGCCCATGCTGCAACGCCAGCGCGACGCGATGCAGGGGCTCAACACCGCCGGCTTCATCAGCGGCTACCGTGGCTCGCCCCTGGGCACGTATGACCAGTCCCTGTGGGCGGCCAAGAAACACCTGGCGGCCAACAACATCGTCTTTCAGCCCGGCGTGAACGAGGAGCTCGGCGCCACGGCCGTGTGGGGCACGCAGCAGCTCGACCTGTACCCGCAAGCGAAGAAGTTCGACGGCGTGTTCGGCATCTGGTACGGCAAGGGCCCGGGCGTGGACCGCTGCTCGGACGTGTTCAAGCACGCCAACATGGCGGGCACCGCCAAGCATGGCGGCGTGATCGCCATTGCCGGCGACGACCACATCAGCAAGAGCAGCACGGCCGCGCACCAGAGCGACCACATCTTCAAGGCCTGCGGCACGCCGGTGTTCTTCCCGAGCAGCGTGCAGGAGATTCTGGACATGGGGCTGCATGCCTTTGCCATGAGCCGCTTCTCGGGCGTGTGGTCGGGCATGAAGACGATTCAGGAAGTGGTGGAGTCGTCGAGCAGCATCTCGGTGGACCCTGACCGCGTGAAGATCGTGATGCCCGAGGATTTTGTGATGCCGCCCGGCGGCCTGCATATCCGCTGGCCCGACGCCCCGCTGGAGCAGGAGGCGCGCCTCATGGACTACAAGTGGTACGCGGCCCTGGCGTACATCCGCGCCAACAAGCTCAACTACAACGTGATCCAGGGCCCCCACGATCGCTTCGGCATCATCGCCAGTGGCAAGGCCTACAACGACACGCGCCAGGCCCTGGTGGACCTGGGCCTGGACGACGACACCTGCCGCCAGCTGGGCATCCGCGTGCACAAGGTCAACGTGGTCTGGCCGCTCGAAGCCACCATCACGCGCGACTTTGCCCAGGGTCTGCAGGAGATCCTGGTGGTGGAAGAAAAGCGCCAGGTCATCGAGTACCAGATCAAGGAAGAGCTCTACAACTGGCGCTCCGACGTGCGCCCCCATGTGCTGGGCAAGTTCGATGACTCCGCAGGCGACGCCACGGGCGGCGAATGGTCCATGCCCAACCCCAGCCAGAACTGGCTGCTGCGCGCCAAGGCCGACCTGACACCGGCCATCATCGCCAAGGCGATTGCCAAGCGCCTCAAGAAGCTGGGTGTACCCGGCGACATCATCGCCCGCATGGATGCGCGCATCGCCGTCATCGAGGCCAGCGAGCGCGCGATGACCGAGCTGAAAGTGGACACCGGCGAACGCGCGCCGTGGTTCTGCAGCGGCTGCCCGCACAACACCAGCACCCGCGTGCCCGATGGCTCGCGCGCCGTGGCCGGCATCGGCTGCCACTACATGGCCAACTGGATGCCCGACCGCAACACCTCCACCTTCACGCAGATGGGCGGTGAGGGCGTAACCTGGGTGGGCCAGGCGCCGTTCTCCACCGACCAGCATGTGTTTGCCAACCTGGGTGACGGCACCTACTTTCACAGCGGCCTGCTGGCCATCCGCCAGGCGATCGCTGCAGGGACCAACATCACCTACAAGGTGCTCTACAACGACGCCGTGGCCATGACCGGGGGCCAGCAGGTGGGCGAGCGTCCCGAAGGCCACTCGGTGCTGCAGATCATGAACAGCCTCAAATCCGAAGGCGTGGTCAAGCTCATCATCGTGACGGACGAGCCGCAAAAGTACGACGGCGTGGCGCTGGCCGAGGGCGTGACGGTGCACCACCGCGACGAACTCGACACGCTGCAGCGCCAGTTCCGCGAGATCAAGGGCTGCACGGTCATCATCTACGACCAGACCTGCGCCACCGAAAAGCGCCGCCGCAGGAAGCGCGGCACCCTGGCCACGCCCGACAAGACCGTGGTCATCAACGAGCTGGTGTGCGAGGGTTGTGGCGATTGCTCGACGAAGTCGAACTGCCTCTCCGTGGAGCCCGTGGAGACCGAATTCGGCCGCAAGCGCCGCATCAACCAGAGCACCTGCAACAAGGACTACTCGTGCGTGAATGGCTTCTGCCCGAGCTTCGTGACGGTGGAAGGCGGCAAGCTCAAGAAGCCTAAAAAGGAAAAGAAGGGCGACCTGTCGGCGCTGCCTTCCATCCCAGAACCGGTGCTGCCGGTGGCCGAGACGGCCTGGGGCATCGTGGTGGGCGGCGTGGGCGGCACGGGCGTGATCACCATCGGCTCGCTGCTGGGCATGGCCGCGCACCTGGACGGCAAGGGCGTCATCACGCAAGACGCCGGTGGCCTGGCGCAAAAGGGCGGCGCCACCTGGAGCCACATCCAGATCGCCAACCGCCCCGACGCCATCTACACCACCAAGGTCGATACGGCCAAGGCCGACCTGGTGATCGGCTGCGACTCCATCGTGGCGGCGCACAAGTACACGCTGGCGGTGATGCAGCCGGGCCGCACCTTCGTGGCGCTCAACACCCACGGCACGCCCACGGCGGCGTTTGTGACCAACCCGGACTGGCAGTTCCCTGGCGCCAATTGCGACAGCGCGATTGCTGCGGCTGTCGGCGCGGGCGGTGTGGGCAGCTTCGATGCCGAGCAGGTGGCCACCCAGCTGCTGGGCGACAGCATCTACACCAACCCGCTTATGCTGGGCTACGCCTGGCAAAAGGGCCGCGTGCCTTTGAGCCTGGCGTCGCTGATGCGCGCCATGGAGCTCAACGGCGTGCAGGTGGAGAACAACAAGGCCGCGTTTGAATGGGGCCGCCGCTGCGCGCACGATCTGGCCTCGGTGCAGGCACTGTTTGCCGCCGCGCAGGTGATCCAGTTCGTCAAGAAGCCCTCGTTCACCGAAATGGTCGGCAAGCGCGTGGAATTCCTCACGGGGTATCAAAACGCAGCCTATGCCTCTGAGTACCAGGCCTTTGTCGAGAAGGTGAAGGCTGCCGAGGCGAAGCTGAGCACCAGCACCAAGCTCTCCGAGGCCGTGGCCCGCTACCTGTTCAAACTGATGGCCTACAAGGACGAGTACGAAGTGGCGCGCCTGCACACCGACAAGGCCTTCACGGACAAGATCGCGAACATGTTCGAAGGCGACTACAAGCTAGTGCACCACCTCGCGCCGCCCATGACCGCCAAGAAGAACGACAAGGGTGAGCTGGTCAAACAGCCGTTTGGCCCCTGGATGCGCAGCGCCTTTGGTGTGCTGGCCAAGATGAAAGGCCTGCGCGGCACGGCACTGGATGTGTTCGGCAAGACCGAAGAGCGCCGCATGGAGCGTGCGCTGATCGTGGAATATCGCGCCTGCATCGAAGAACTCCTCAAGAACCTGAACGCCGACAACCTGGCCCTGGCGGTGGAGATTGCGCGCATCCCCGAAGAGATCCGTGGCTACGGCCATGTGAAGGAGCGCCACCTGAAGACGGCGCGCCCGAAATGGGACAGCCTGATGGCCCAGTGGCGCGGCGGCCCCGCCGCCCAGACAGCGCGCCAGGCCGCTTGA
- a CDS encoding MFS transporter encodes MRLEADAAARGAGASLSPLAPLSLPVFRMLWLTWMAANTCMWMNDVAAAWLMTTLTTSPILVALVQTASTLPVFLLGLPSGALADILDRRRYFIATQFWVAAVALVLCVAVLSGGMSAPLLLALTFANGIGLAMRWPVFSAIVPELVSRPQLPAALALNGVAMNASRIIGPLLAGAIIASAGSAWVFVLNAVLSVVSGLVIMRWKRTHVPSPLGREKLGSAMRVGVQFVRQSPRMRAVLWRIGLFFFHATALLALLPLLARGLEGGGAGTFTLLLASMGAGAITAAMFLPRLRQAMARDVLVMRGTMLQAAATAVMAVAPNVYVAVPAMFVGGMAWITTANSLSVSAQLALPNWVRARGMSIYQMAIMGATALGAAVWGQVATWSDVHLSLAIAAATGVLAMALVQRWVADRSLEEDLSPSRAFKVPVADIAPEAGRVVVTIEYLIQPARAPEFRAVMQESRRSRLRQGALDWQLLHDISNPTRYVERIEDESWTEHLRRFDRVTASDVALRDRKLAFHTGDAPPKVTRWTVER; translated from the coding sequence ATGCGGCTTGAAGCAGACGCCGCCGCACGCGGCGCGGGCGCCTCGCTCTCGCCCCTGGCGCCGCTGTCGCTGCCGGTGTTTCGCATGTTGTGGCTCACCTGGATGGCCGCCAACACCTGCATGTGGATGAACGATGTCGCGGCCGCATGGCTCATGACCACGCTCACCACCTCGCCCATTCTGGTGGCGCTGGTGCAGACCGCGTCCACGCTGCCGGTTTTTCTGCTGGGCCTGCCCAGCGGCGCGCTGGCCGACATCCTGGACCGGCGGCGCTACTTCATCGCCACGCAGTTCTGGGTGGCCGCCGTGGCGCTGGTGCTGTGTGTGGCGGTGTTGTCGGGCGGCATGTCGGCACCGCTGCTGCTGGCGCTGACCTTTGCCAACGGCATCGGCCTGGCCATGCGCTGGCCGGTGTTCTCGGCCATCGTGCCCGAGCTGGTCAGCCGCCCGCAGTTGCCTGCCGCGCTGGCGCTCAACGGCGTGGCGATGAATGCCTCGCGCATCATCGGCCCGCTGCTGGCGGGTGCCATCATCGCCAGCGCGGGCAGCGCCTGGGTGTTTGTGCTCAATGCCGTGCTGTCGGTGGTGTCGGGCCTCGTCATCATGCGCTGGAAGCGCACCCACGTGCCCAGCCCCCTGGGCCGCGAAAAGCTGGGCAGCGCCATGCGGGTGGGCGTGCAGTTCGTTCGCCAGTCGCCCCGCATGCGCGCGGTGTTGTGGCGCATCGGCCTGTTCTTTTTTCATGCCACGGCGCTGCTCGCACTGCTCCCCCTTCTGGCCCGGGGGCTGGAGGGCGGCGGTGCCGGCACGTTCACGCTGCTGCTCGCGTCGATGGGGGCGGGCGCCATCACGGCCGCCATGTTCTTGCCGCGCCTGCGCCAGGCCATGGCGCGTGACGTGCTGGTGATGCGGGGCACGATGCTGCAGGCGGCGGCCACGGCCGTGATGGCGGTGGCGCCCAATGTGTATGTGGCCGTGCCCGCGATGTTTGTGGGCGGCATGGCGTGGATCACCACGGCCAATTCGCTCAGCGTGTCGGCCCAGCTGGCGCTGCCCAATTGGGTGCGCGCGCGCGGCATGTCGATCTACCAGATGGCCATCATGGGCGCCACCGCGCTGGGTGCGGCCGTATGGGGCCAGGTGGCCACGTGGAGCGATGTGCACCTGAGCCTGGCCATTGCCGCCGCCACCGGCGTGCTGGCCATGGCACTGGTGCAGCGTTGGGTGGCCGACCGCAGCCTCGAAGAAGACCTGAGCCCGTCGCGCGCGTTCAAGGTGCCCGTGGCCGACATTGCGCCCGAGGCCGGGCGGGTGGTGGTCACGATCGAGTATTTGATTCAGCCCGCCCGCGCGCCCGAGTTTCGCGCCGTGATGCAGGAAAGCCGCCGCAGCCGCTTGCGCCAGGGGGCGCTGGACTGGCAGTTGCTGCACGACATCAGCAACCCGACGCGCTATGTGGAGCGCATCGAGGACGAGTCCTGGACCGAGCACCTGCGGCGGTTTGACCGGGTGACGGCGTCGGACGTGGCGCTGCGCGATCGCAAGCTGGCATTCCACACGGGAGATGCGCCGCCGAAGGTGACGCGGTGGACGGTGGAGCGGTAG
- the yajC gene encoding preprotein translocase subunit YajC: protein MFISSAFAQTAPAAAATGGGIMSSLTGMLPLVLMFVVLYFVMIRPQMKRQKEHRAMIEAIAKGDEVATSGGIVGKVTRLSEGFLHIEIANGVEVQLQRSAVVQVLPKGSVK, encoded by the coding sequence GTGTTTATTTCTTCTGCTTTCGCCCAGACCGCACCCGCCGCAGCCGCAACGGGCGGCGGCATCATGTCTTCGCTGACGGGCATGCTGCCCCTGGTGCTGATGTTTGTGGTGCTGTACTTCGTCATGATCCGCCCCCAGATGAAGCGCCAGAAAGAACACCGCGCCATGATCGAAGCCATCGCCAAGGGCGACGAGGTGGCCACCTCCGGCGGCATCGTCGGCAAGGTCACGCGCCTGTCTGAAGGCTTCCTGCACATCGAGATCGCCAACGGCGTGGAAGTGCAGTTGCAGCGCAGTGCCGTGGTTCAGGTGTTGCCCAAGGGCTCGGTCAAGTAA
- the secD gene encoding protein translocase subunit SecD, protein MNRYPVWKYAILVIVLLVGALYTLPNFFGEAPAVQVSSAKATIKVDAAVQQQVEEALKAAGVTPDFVALEGNSVRARFDTPDNQLKAKDAIQKALVPDANDASYIVALNLVSRSPLWLKALHANPMYLGLDLRGGVHFMLQVDMQAALTKKAESYAGDIRTALRDKNIRHGGISREGQNIDIKVRDEATMTAARNLIADQFTDLQLASTPEGSEFKLRASIKPEATRRVQEQALKQNIVTLHNRINELGVAEPVIQQQGLDRIVVQLPGVQDTAKAKDILGRTATLEVRMVDEGTEARTAETGRGPVPFGSERYLERSGQPVIVKKQVILTGENLTDAQPGFDGQTHEATVNLTLDAKGSRIFRDITRESIGKRMAIVLFEKGKGEVVTAPVIRSEISGGRVQISGRMTTAEANDTALLLRAGSLAAPMEIIEEYTIGPSLGADNIDRGIHSVVWGMLAVAAFMCVYYRLFGVFSTIALSVNVLLLLAILSMLQATLTLPGIAAMALALGVAIDSNVLINERIREELREGVSPQAAIQMGYDRAWATILDSNVTTLIVGLALLAFGSGPVRGFAVVHCIGILTSMFSAVFFSRGVVNLWYGRQKKLKSVSIGQVWKPDADTALVKTN, encoded by the coding sequence ATGAACCGTTATCCGGTCTGGAAGTACGCGATCCTGGTGATCGTGCTGCTGGTGGGGGCCTTGTACACCCTGCCCAATTTCTTTGGCGAGGCGCCTGCCGTGCAGGTTTCGTCGGCCAAAGCCACCATCAAGGTGGATGCCGCTGTGCAGCAGCAGGTGGAAGAGGCGCTCAAGGCGGCGGGCGTCACGCCCGACTTTGTGGCGCTGGAAGGCAACTCGGTGCGCGCGCGTTTTGACACGCCCGACAACCAACTCAAGGCCAAGGACGCGATCCAGAAGGCCCTGGTGCCCGATGCCAACGATGCGTCCTACATCGTGGCGCTGAACCTGGTGTCCCGTTCGCCGCTGTGGCTCAAAGCCCTGCACGCCAATCCCATGTATCTCGGCCTTGATCTGCGCGGTGGTGTGCACTTCATGCTGCAGGTGGACATGCAGGCGGCACTGACCAAAAAAGCCGAGTCGTATGCGGGCGATATCCGCACGGCCTTGCGCGACAAGAACATCCGCCATGGCGGCATCAGCCGCGAAGGCCAGAACATCGACATCAAGGTGCGTGACGAGGCCACGATGACGGCAGCTCGCAACCTGATTGCGGACCAGTTCACCGACCTGCAGCTGGCCAGCACCCCGGAAGGGTCTGAATTCAAGCTGCGCGCCTCGATCAAGCCGGAGGCTACGCGCCGCGTGCAGGAGCAAGCGCTCAAGCAGAACATCGTCACGCTGCACAACCGGATCAACGAACTCGGCGTGGCCGAGCCGGTCATCCAGCAGCAGGGCCTGGACCGCATCGTCGTGCAGTTGCCCGGCGTGCAGGACACCGCCAAAGCCAAGGACATTCTGGGCCGCACCGCCACCCTGGAAGTGCGCATGGTCGACGAAGGCACCGAAGCCCGCACCGCCGAAACCGGCCGTGGGCCCGTTCCGTTCGGCTCCGAGCGCTATCTGGAGCGCAGCGGCCAGCCCGTGATCGTGAAAAAGCAGGTCATCCTGACCGGCGAGAACCTCACCGATGCCCAGCCTGGTTTTGACGGCCAGACGCACGAAGCCACCGTGAACCTGACGCTCGACGCCAAGGGCTCGCGCATTTTCCGTGACATCACCCGGGAAAGCATCGGCAAACGCATGGCGATCGTGCTGTTTGAAAAGGGCAAGGGCGAAGTGGTTACGGCCCCCGTGATCCGCTCCGAAATTAGTGGCGGGCGCGTGCAGATTTCGGGCCGCATGACCACGGCAGAAGCCAATGACACCGCGCTGCTGCTGCGCGCAGGTTCGTTGGCGGCGCCCATGGAAATCATCGAGGAATACACCATCGGCCCAAGCCTGGGTGCTGACAACATCGATCGCGGCATCCACAGCGTGGTCTGGGGCATGCTGGCGGTGGCCGCTTTCATGTGTGTGTACTACCGGTTGTTTGGTGTTTTCTCGACCATAGCGCTCTCTGTGAATGTGTTGCTGCTGCTGGCCATCCTGTCGATGTTGCAAGCCACGCTGACGCTGCCGGGCATCGCGGCCATGGCGCTGGCGCTGGGTGTGGCGATCGACTCGAACGTGCTGATCAACGAGCGCATCCGCGAGGAACTGCGCGAGGGCGTTTCGCCGCAAGCCGCCATCCAGATGGGTTACGACCGCGCCTGGGCGACGATTCTGGACTCCAACGTCACCACGCTGATCGTGGGCCTGGCGCTGCTGGCCTTCGGCTCCGGCCCGGTGCGAGGTTTTGCCGTGGTGCACTGCATCGGCATCCTGACCAGCATGTTCTCGGCCGTGTTCTTTTCACGCGGCGTGGTGAACCTCTGGTACGGGCGCCAGAAAAAACTCAAGAGCGTATCGATCGGACAGGTCTGGAAGCCAGACGCCGACACCGCTCTGGTCAAAACGAACTAA